The Halomonas binhaiensis nucleotide sequence GCTGGCCTTGCCTGGGGACGTCGGGATGCACCGACTTGGCTGGCATTGCATGGCTGGCTCGACAATGCTGCCAGCTTCACTCTGCTGGCCCCCATGCTGGTCGAGCGCCTGGGTATTCGCATTGTGGCCATCGACTTTTCCGGGCATGGTGAATCTGCCTGGTTACCAGGCAAGTATGACTATGCCCTGTGGGATTACTGCCACGATGTGCTCGATGTCCTCGACGAGCTTGGTATCGAGCGCGCCACGCTGCTGGCCCATTCCATGGGGGCAGGGGTGTCTTGCCTGGTAGCTTCGGCAATGCCGGAACGTGTCGCTCGCATGACGCTGATCGATGGGCTGGGTGCGCTCACCACGCCGGCCGAAGAGACCCCCCAGCAGTTGGCCAGGTCGCTGCGTGTGCATCGTCGCCTGCGTACTGGCTCTCCGCGCTATGCTGATCTCGAAGGTGCTGTAGCGGCGCGCGTTGCAGGAGGGGTGACCAAGGTCGATGCAGATACGGTGCGTCCCATCGTAGCGCGCAATATCGTTGCACTTGATGAGGGTGGCGTGAAGCTGCGCACGGATCCTCGCCTGGTGCGGCCTTCGCCGGTGCATCTGACGTCGGAGCAGGTCACCGCCATGCTGGGTGCCATCGAATGTAGGGTGACTCTGATCGAAGCCGCTGAGGGTAGCATTCTTGGCGAGAGCGAAAGTGGCAAGGAGCGGCGTGCTGCAGTGTCTCATCTCACACGTCATGTGCTGGCAGGAGGGCACCATCTGCATGCGTCTCCGGCCCACGTGCAAGCGGTCGCTGAAACCATCATTGGGGCCCATGACAGCATCTGATCCTGGCCGAGCAGCAATGCCTGAGCCTGTGTCTCAAAAGCCCCTGATCTAAAAAACAGTACATTATTGTCCTTTTATTAGAGCGTGCCCTGCTTCGATACTCGTGATGACGATATGGCTCTGCCCTTGTGTAAGGAGAGCCGTCGTTGCCGCTATTACAACAACAGGGCACTCTCATGAAACTCTCCATGCTCCTCGATTGGCGCTTGCACAGCATCGTGGCGGTTGCCGCCTTGATCTCTGAAGCCATCGGCATCATCAAGATCCCGCTTGGGCCCGGTACGTTACTGCTACTGCCACTGTTCTATGCCTTTATCATCGGGCTTCTGCTCAACCCCCACTTGTTCTCGGCTACATCTCGCCTGGTGCCGGTAAAGCTGAGTGAAGCGGCGGCTCCTGTCATTCTGCTGTCGATCATGCCGTTCATTGCCCGTTTCGGTTCCACGATTGGACCGGCGATCGAGCAGATTCTCAGTGCCGGCCCAGCCTTGATCCTGCAGGAACTGGGCAACCTCGGCACGATGCTGGTGGCCATGCCATTCGCAGTGCTGGTGTTGAAGATGGGGCGGGAAGCCATTGGCGCCACATACTCCATTGCCCGTGAACCCAATATTGCGATCATCTCTGACAGATATGGTCTCAAGGGGCCGGAAGGTATTGGTGTCATGGGGGTCTACGTCGTGGGCACCATGTTCGGCACACTCTGGTTTGCATTGCTGGCAGGTTATCTGACGACATTGGATATCTTTGACCCCCGTGCCCTCGCGATGGCGTGCGGAGTGGGTAGCGGCAGTATGGTGGCAGCCTGTTCGGGTGCCATTGCCGGTGCCTTGCCGGAGCTGCGTGATGAGCTGTTGGCTTTCGCCGGTGCAAGCAACCTGCTGACCTACGCAACGGGCCTGTATATCTCGCTGTTCATTGCACTGCCGATGGCCGAACGTATCTTCAAGTGGTGTTCAGGACACCGGGCAGCACGCTCCGTCGGTGCCAAGGCCACCGTCGAGCAGGATTTCGCTGCCACGGTCAGTGACGAGGAGCGTCCCGAGCGTCACCTCGGTCAGACCGCCATCGTCATGGCGGTGGTCTGTGTGGTCGGATGGATCAGCAATACCATCAATGGCGGCTCCCTGATGATGGCGCTGCCGGGGATGGTGATCCTTTATGCCATGACCATGCTGGGGCTGGTCATCACTCGCTTTGCTCCTTTCTATCTGCCGGGTGTGGCCTGGGTCTCGCTGGTCAGCATTGTCGTGACCCTGCCCTGGTTCCCTGGCAATGCCTGGATCATCGAACAATTGGAGTCGGTGAGCTTCCTTGCCATCGTAACTCCGGTGCTTGCCTATGCCGGACTGGCACTGTCACCGCGGGAATTCACCATGTTCCGACAGGTCGGCTGGAAGCTGGTCATCGTGTCGCTGCTGGTCTTTACCGGTACCTTCATCGGTTCGGCTGTCGTGGCCCAGGCGCTGCTGTAGCCGAAGTGACTGCCATTGATGCAACTGCGACTGATGTAACTGCAACTGATGCGACCGTAAAACAGAGAGAACGCTATGTCGACGATCACCCCGGACCTGCTGCGTGAATGGCGTCGTGACTTTCATTGCCATCCGGAAACTGCTTTTGAAGAACATCGCACGAGTGCTCGCATCGTCGAGATCCTGAGTGGTGAAGGGATCGAAATGGTCACTGGGCTGGGCGGTGGTACCGGCGTGGTGGCTTGGGTCGATGGTCGCCATGCCAGTGACCGTGCCATTGGGTTGCGTGCCGATATCGATGCGTTGGATGTGAGCGAGGCCAATGACTTCGCTCATGCTTCCCGGATTCCGGGCAAGATGCACGCCTGCGGTCATGATGGACACACCACCATGTTGTTGGGAGCCGCTTGTGCGCTGGCCAAGGATCCTGATTTTGCTGGCCGTGTTTACTTCATTTTCCAACCGGCGGAGGAGAATGAGGGCGGTGGACGCGTCATGGTCGAGGAAGGGCTCTTCGAGCGCTTTGCGATGGAAGCCGTCTATGGGGTGCATAACTGGCCTGGCCTGGAGGTTGGCGAGGCCGCTGTGCATGACACCGCGGTGATGGCTGCGTTCGATGTGTTTCGGGTGAAGATCACCGGCCATGGCTGCCATGCCGCCATGCCGCATATGGGCAAGGATGTGGTGCTGGCGGCGTGCCAGCTGGTCAATCAATTGCAGGGGATCGTCAGCCGCGAGACACCGGCTCACCAGACTGCCGTCATGAGCGTGACCCAGTTCCATGCCGGGGATGCCTATAATGTCATGCCGGAAAGCGTCGAGCTGTGCGGCACCGTACGTTGTTTCGACGCCGAACTGCGTGACTATCTCGAGGAGCGCTTCCGCCAGGCGATTGCGGCGATGGCGGCCTTCCATGGCCTGGAGGCCAGTGTTGACTACCAGTCGCGCTATCCAGCCACCTTCAATACGCCTGCTCATGCCAACCGCTGTGCAGAAGTGCTGGAAGCGATGCCGAATATCCGCCAGGTACACCGAGACCTGCCGCCTTCGATGGCATCGGAAGACTTCGCCTTCATGCTGCAGCAGCGCCCCGGTGCCTACATTTGGCTGGGTAATGGCAAGGACAGTGCGGCCCTGCATAACCCGAATTACGATTTCAATGATGAGCTGGCGCCGATTGGCGTGACGTACTGGAGCGCTCTGGTGAGAACACTGCTCAGCCAGGCCTGACCAGGCGGACCTTCCTTTCCCCAAGGAAGCGCAGCAACTTATTCAGCATTTCCCATACGACATGGTCTTGCCATGCCATCGTGGCATGGCCCGGGGTCCCTTTGCCTGAATTCTGGCGCTGGCGGCTCGCATCAGACAAGCACAAACCAGACAAGCACAAACCAGATAAGCACAAGCCAGGAGTTATCATGAAGATCGTCGTAATAGGTTTAGGTCATATGGGCGGCAACATGGCCCTGACCCTGCATGCCGCCGGATTCGAGGTCCTAGGGACGGATGTCACGGAGAATGCGCGCAACGGCATGGCATCACGTGGGCTCTCGGTGTTCAGCCCGGAGGACGCGTTGCCATCAGCCGACGTCTACCTGCTGTCATTACCTACGTCGGCACATGTCAGGGAGGTGATCGAGTCCTCTCCCGGAATACTGCGGCAGGCGCCTGCGGGCAGTGTGATTGTCGATACCTCGACCAGTGATCCGGTGGTCACCCGGGAGTTGGCAGGGAAGGTCGTCGAGGCGGGCCTGGAGTGGCTTGATGCCCCGGTCAGCGGTGGGCCAGCAGGGGCCGCTGCGGGAACTCTCGGCATGCTGCTGGGTGGCGGGGAGGCGACCATCGAACGTGTCGAGCCCATGCTCAAGGCAATGTCGTCGCGCTACACCCATGTGGGCGCCGCGGGAAGCGGGCATGTGGTCAAGCTGGCCAACAATTACCTGTGCGCAGCACATCTGCTGACAACGGCCGAGGCTGTCGCGCTGGCACAACGGGCCGGCGTGGAACCCGAAGCTTGCCTGGCGGGGCTGAACAGTGGCTCTGGGCGCAGCGCTGTCAGCGAAGTCAACTTCCCCAAATGGATTATTTCCGACACCTTTGACTCCGGTTTCACCACGGGGCTGATGCGCAAGGACCTGCGTCTGGCGCGCGATGCCGCCATTGGTCAGGGGCTGTCGCTGGATCTGCTGAGCCAGGTGGTGGAGCGCTGGCACGCCGGGCTCGACGACTTGCCCGACAGTGCGGATTTCAACCATGTCACCGATGCGATTCTGCGCCTTGCCCAGGGAAGTGATACATCATCCAGCCAGGAGGACGTGCAATGATCTCTCCCAGCCATGTTCGCAACAGCAATGCTCTCAACAGCAATGCTCTCAACAGCAAGGCAATAGCGAGAGTCTCCGAACTGCTGGCCGCACTGGAAATGCAGGCGGAGACGCCGCTGACCAACTGGGTCAACGGGAAACTGGTGGCCGGGCAGGGAGAGGTCATTGAGCTGCTTGATCCTGTGACAGGGCTGCCCCTTGTTGCATATCGTGATGCGGGGAGAACTGTGGTCGAGCATGCTGTGGAAGCTGCAACCCGTGCCCAGCAGGAGTGGATGGCGCTGACGGCCAGTGAGCGTGGACGGCGTATGACGGCTGCGGCTGGGGCGTTACACGGCTATGAAGAGACGCTGGCACGGCTGGAGAGTGTCGTGGCGGGCAAACCCATTCGTGACTGTCGCGGTGAGGTCAACAAGGTCCGTGAGATGTTTGAATACTATGCCGGCTGGTGTGACAAGCAGCACGGTGAAGTGATTCCGGTACCTACGTCTCATCTCAATTATGTACGCCCTGTACCTTATGGCGTTGTCGGCCAGATCACCCCTTGGAATGCACCGATGTTCACCTGCGGCTGGCAGCTGGCTCCAGCCATTGCAGCAGGCAATGGTGTGGTGCTCAAGCCCTCGGAGATGACCCCTTTCTCGTCGGTGGTGATTGCCATGCTGCTGGAGCGCAGTGGGCTGCCCAGGGGGCTGATCAATATCGTCAATGGTGTAGGACCAACCACGGGGGCCGCGTTGACCGGTAATCCCGGCATCAGCAAGCTGGTCTTCGTCGGTTCGCCAGAAAGCGGTCGGCGTATCTGGAGCTGGGCAGGCTGGGGCTCGACGACGCGTGGCCAGGCTGCCAGCCGCTGCCAGAGTGTGTCTGGTTCCCGGTTGCTGGTACAGCGGGAAATCCTCGAGGAGGTCTGTGAGCGTCTGGCACGCGCGGCTAGTGAGATAACGGTCGGGCTACCTGATGATGATGCCACCCTGATGGGGCCAGTACAGAACGCCAGGCAATATCAGCACATCAGCTCAATGCTGGAGACGGCGCAGCAGCAGGGCGCACGAGTACTGTGTGGCGGGAAGCGCCCGGAGACCCTGCCGCCAGAGGCCACTGGCTATTATCTGGCCCCGACCGTGCTTGTCGATGTCACGCAGGACATGGCCATCGCTCAGGAAGAAGTCTTTGGTCCAGTGGTGGTGGTCATGCCATTCGATAGCGAGGACGAGGCAGTACGCATGGCGAATGCTACGCGCTTTGGTCTGGCCGGTGCTGTGTGGACTCAGGATCCAGCTCGCGCCCACCGGGTGGCTGCTCGTCTGCGTGCCGGTACGGTATGGATCAACAGTTACAAGGCGATCAATGTCATGTCACCGTTTGGTGGCTTTGGCGAAAGTGGGTTCGGCCGCTCCAGCGGTATCGAGGGACTCAAGGAATACACGGTCGCCCAGAGTGTCTGGGTGGAAACGGCGACATCCGCCAGCGTGGCCATGGGTTATGGCAACGGCGTAGGCTGATGAGTGATCCTGTAGCCAGGTTCGGTTGACCTGGCTGCAGGTCTTGAGCGGATCAGGAGTGTGTGGCGTTGATGCCTGCTTCAGTTCGTGAGTTGAAGGCGCGCATCCAGCGTTCCAGATGACGCAACAATTGCAGTCCTGCTCTGGGCATGCGCCGACCGACTCGTGTGACGATATGAGCATGAGCCTGAAGAAAACGTTCACAGTCCACGCTACGGGCAACGAGCAAGCCGTCCTCCAGCTCCCTGGCTGCTGCGAACGCGGGCAGTAGCGTCAAGGTCAGTTCGGAACGGGCGGCATGCTTGAGCACGGAAAGTGAGTTGGTCTGCATGCTGACCTGGTGGCGAAGACCTGCTTCCCGGAAGCCCTCCTCGACCAGTTGGCGAACCCCATGCCCGGTACGCCATAGCGCCAGCGGGTGTTCGCTGAGTACCGCCAGGGGCAAGGCATCCTGTTCCCTGGCCAGGCGGTGTGTCGGAGACATCAGGGCGACCAGTGGCTGGCGGCTGGAGTGCCAGAAGCGCAGTTTAGGATGGACTCGCTCGTGGTACATCAATCCGATATGGGCTTCGTCCTCGACGACGGCATCAATGATTTCACTGGTGCTTCCCGTATTCACATCGAGGCGTACGCCGCGATAACTCTCGGTAAAGGTACGTAGCGGCGTATCGATCAAGTCGCCGACGAAGCCTTCGCCGACGGTCAGTGACAGGTGGCCGGTTTCCAAGCGTTGGTAGGCATCGAGTTCTTCACTGAAGGCATCATCAAGGGCTGAGCGCTTGCGGCAGTAAGCCAGCAGCATTTCTCCCACTGCTGTCGGTACCACGCCATTGCGTGAGCGCTCCAGTAATGGAGCGCCGAGAGCTGTCTCGATCAACGTGAGCTGGCGACTGACAGCAGAAGGGGCTATATCCAGGCGTGCTGCGGCCTGACGCACAGAACCCGCCTCGATTGTCACCTGGAAGTAGACCAGCCGCTGGTGAGGAATATCCATGTGATGTTCTCTAATTGCTCAAGCGACGAGTGTACTGGTCTCTTGGCCAGTTTTCCTGATAGGTGATGGGTAGCAGGCCTTGAGGCGACTTAATCTTGGGGAAAGGTCGAGAGAATTGGGTACTGTCGAGAGAGCTGCAATAGATAACATCGTGGCGAGGAGCCTCCGTTCTATCTCGCCCGTTTCATCTCGCCCGTTTCATCTGCCATTCCTGTGCAGCTTGCCTGGATAGGAGGGAGGACAGGCAAGAACAGGAAAACTGTGCTATCCCTTCGCAGGCGAATAAAGGAAATGCTGAATAAATGGCGTGATCTGTTTCTCTCGATGTCACTTCTCTCGCTGACACTGATTTCTCTGGACGGGATCCTCCAATGACCAAGCTTCTGATGGACAGGCCTTGTCGTTCCTTGTGGCTGGCGATAGGCGCCGGCTGTATGACATCGTCAATGATGGCGGCCTCCGTCGCCAGTGCGGCACCCCCCGAGCAGCGTCATGATCAGGTCGCGGGCTGGTTTCGCATGATGGTCGGTGGAGATGAGGTCACGGCGCTATACGACGGCTATGTCGGTATTGATACCGCACTGCTGTCCGGCCTCGATCAACAGCAGATTCGTGAGCGTCTGGATAGCCTGTTCATCGATAGCGAGAACGGTGTGCAGACGGCGGTCAATGCTTTCCTGGTACACACCGGAGAGCACCTGGTGCTGGTGGATGCCGGGTCTTCGGCGTGCTTTGGGCCGACCCTGGGGCATGTGCCCGACAATCTGCGAGCTTCCGGATACACGCCTGAAGATGTCGATACCATATTGATGACGCACCTGCATCCGGATCATGTCTGTGGCCTGACAGACAGTGAAGGCAATGCCATCTATCCCAATGCTGAATTACGTGTCAGCCAGGCGGATGCAGATTACTGGTTGAGTGAGGAACAGGCGGCGGCTGCCCCTGAAGATGCCAAAGGCTTCTTCGAGATGGCACGCAATGCTGTCGCTCCCTATCAGCAGGCAGGGCGGCTTGAGACCTTCCAACCGGGAGATGAGCTGATGGACGGTGTGTCGGCTCAGGATACTTCTGGACATACTCCTGGCCACACCAGCTTCCTGTTCCAGAGCGAAGATGATGACATGCTGGTATGGGGTGATGTGGTCCACAGTTACGGGGTGCAGTTTGCTGACCCTGGCGTGGCCATCGAATTCGACAGCGACCAGCAGCAGGCGATTGCCGCCCGTCAGGCAGTATTGTCAGCCGCTGCGGAAGATCAGCATTGGGTGGCCGGGGCGCATATGCCGTTCCCCGGCATCGGCCATGTGGTACGTGATGGCGAGGGCTATCGTTGGTTGCCAGTGGAGTATGGCCCAGTCAGTGAATGACATATGCATTCAGGGAGAAACGAAGAATGAAAGTCGTGACCCTCAAGGCCCCAGGTGGGCTCGATAATCTGGTGGTGGAAAAGCGTGAGGCTCCGGGAGAACCGGGGCCTGACGAGATTCGTGTACGCCTGCATGCCAGTTCGCTCAATTTCCATGATTACGGCGTTGCTATTGGTGCCATTCCCACTGCGGATGGTCGTATTCCCATGGCGGATGGAGCCGGGGTCGTCGAGGCCGTAGGTGACGGTGTGACGGATTTCTCGGTAGGCGATGCCGTGGTGTCGACATTCTTTCCAACATGGTTGGAAGGACCTGCGCGCGTCGGCGATTTTTCCACCACCCCGGGGGATGGTGTCGATGGCTATGCCCTGGAGAGCGTGGTACGCCCGGCGACCTGGTTCACGCATCAGCCCAAGGGCTATTCCCATGAGGAATCTGCCACGCTGACCACGGCAGGTCTTACCGCATGGCGAGCGCTGGTTGCTGATGGCGGGCTCAAGGCCGGCGACACGGTGCTGGTGCTGGGAACGGGAGGTGTCTCGATCTTTGC carries:
- a CDS encoding alpha/beta fold hydrolase, whose protein sequence is MSVVEQSVDQSVEAITLADGRLAGLAWGRRDAPTWLALHGWLDNAASFTLLAPMLVERLGIRIVAIDFSGHGESAWLPGKYDYALWDYCHDVLDVLDELGIERATLLAHSMGAGVSCLVASAMPERVARMTLIDGLGALTTPAEETPQQLARSLRVHRRLRTGSPRYADLEGAVAARVAGGVTKVDADTVRPIVARNIVALDEGGVKLRTDPRLVRPSPVHLTSEQVTAMLGAIECRVTLIEAAEGSILGESESGKERRAAVSHLTRHVLAGGHHLHASPAHVQAVAETIIGAHDSI
- a CDS encoding DUF3100 domain-containing protein — its product is MKLSMLLDWRLHSIVAVAALISEAIGIIKIPLGPGTLLLLPLFYAFIIGLLLNPHLFSATSRLVPVKLSEAAAPVILLSIMPFIARFGSTIGPAIEQILSAGPALILQELGNLGTMLVAMPFAVLVLKMGREAIGATYSIAREPNIAIISDRYGLKGPEGIGVMGVYVVGTMFGTLWFALLAGYLTTLDIFDPRALAMACGVGSGSMVAACSGAIAGALPELRDELLAFAGASNLLTYATGLYISLFIALPMAERIFKWCSGHRAARSVGAKATVEQDFAATVSDEERPERHLGQTAIVMAVVCVVGWISNTINGGSLMMALPGMVILYAMTMLGLVITRFAPFYLPGVAWVSLVSIVVTLPWFPGNAWIIEQLESVSFLAIVTPVLAYAGLALSPREFTMFRQVGWKLVIVSLLVFTGTFIGSAVVAQALL
- a CDS encoding M20 aminoacylase family protein, encoding MSTITPDLLREWRRDFHCHPETAFEEHRTSARIVEILSGEGIEMVTGLGGGTGVVAWVDGRHASDRAIGLRADIDALDVSEANDFAHASRIPGKMHACGHDGHTTMLLGAACALAKDPDFAGRVYFIFQPAEENEGGGRVMVEEGLFERFAMEAVYGVHNWPGLEVGEAAVHDTAVMAAFDVFRVKITGHGCHAAMPHMGKDVVLAACQLVNQLQGIVSRETPAHQTAVMSVTQFHAGDAYNVMPESVELCGTVRCFDAELRDYLEERFRQAIAAMAAFHGLEASVDYQSRYPATFNTPAHANRCAEVLEAMPNIRQVHRDLPPSMASEDFAFMLQQRPGAYIWLGNGKDSAALHNPNYDFNDELAPIGVTYWSALVRTLLSQA
- a CDS encoding NAD(P)-dependent oxidoreductase; translated protein: MKIVVIGLGHMGGNMALTLHAAGFEVLGTDVTENARNGMASRGLSVFSPEDALPSADVYLLSLPTSAHVREVIESSPGILRQAPAGSVIVDTSTSDPVVTRELAGKVVEAGLEWLDAPVSGGPAGAAAGTLGMLLGGGEATIERVEPMLKAMSSRYTHVGAAGSGHVVKLANNYLCAAHLLTTAEAVALAQRAGVEPEACLAGLNSGSGRSAVSEVNFPKWIISDTFDSGFTTGLMRKDLRLARDAAIGQGLSLDLLSQVVERWHAGLDDLPDSADFNHVTDAILRLAQGSDTSSSQEDVQ
- a CDS encoding aldehyde dehydrogenase family protein → MISPSHVRNSNALNSNALNSKAIARVSELLAALEMQAETPLTNWVNGKLVAGQGEVIELLDPVTGLPLVAYRDAGRTVVEHAVEAATRAQQEWMALTASERGRRMTAAAGALHGYEETLARLESVVAGKPIRDCRGEVNKVREMFEYYAGWCDKQHGEVIPVPTSHLNYVRPVPYGVVGQITPWNAPMFTCGWQLAPAIAAGNGVVLKPSEMTPFSSVVIAMLLERSGLPRGLINIVNGVGPTTGAALTGNPGISKLVFVGSPESGRRIWSWAGWGSTTRGQAASRCQSVSGSRLLVQREILEEVCERLARAASEITVGLPDDDATLMGPVQNARQYQHISSMLETAQQQGARVLCGGKRPETLPPEATGYYLAPTVLVDVTQDMAIAQEEVFGPVVVVMPFDSEDEAVRMANATRFGLAGAVWTQDPARAHRVAARLRAGTVWINSYKAINVMSPFGGFGESGFGRSSGIEGLKEYTVAQSVWVETATSASVAMGYGNGVG
- a CDS encoding LysR family transcriptional regulator, giving the protein MDIPHQRLVYFQVTIEAGSVRQAAARLDIAPSAVSRQLTLIETALGAPLLERSRNGVVPTAVGEMLLAYCRKRSALDDAFSEELDAYQRLETGHLSLTVGEGFVGDLIDTPLRTFTESYRGVRLDVNTGSTSEIIDAVVEDEAHIGLMYHERVHPKLRFWHSSRQPLVALMSPTHRLAREQDALPLAVLSEHPLALWRTGHGVRQLVEEGFREAGLRHQVSMQTNSLSVLKHAARSELTLTLLPAFAAARELEDGLLVARSVDCERFLQAHAHIVTRVGRRMPRAGLQLLRHLERWMRAFNSRTEAGINATHS
- a CDS encoding MBL fold metallo-hydrolase, coding for MTKLLMDRPCRSLWLAIGAGCMTSSMMAASVASAAPPEQRHDQVAGWFRMMVGGDEVTALYDGYVGIDTALLSGLDQQQIRERLDSLFIDSENGVQTAVNAFLVHTGEHLVLVDAGSSACFGPTLGHVPDNLRASGYTPEDVDTILMTHLHPDHVCGLTDSEGNAIYPNAELRVSQADADYWLSEEQAAAAPEDAKGFFEMARNAVAPYQQAGRLETFQPGDELMDGVSAQDTSGHTPGHTSFLFQSEDDDMLVWGDVVHSYGVQFADPGVAIEFDSDQQQAIAARQAVLSAAAEDQHWVAGAHMPFPGIGHVVRDGEGYRWLPVEYGPVSE
- a CDS encoding zinc-dependent alcohol dehydrogenase family protein, whose protein sequence is MKVVTLKAPGGLDNLVVEKREAPGEPGPDEIRVRLHASSLNFHDYGVAIGAIPTADGRIPMADGAGVVEAVGDGVTDFSVGDAVVSTFFPTWLEGPARVGDFSTTPGDGVDGYALESVVRPATWFTHQPKGYSHEESATLTTAGLTAWRALVADGGLKAGDTVLVLGTGGVSIFALQFARMMGARVIATSSSEEKLERLKAMGAEHVIHYRQEPEWGRKVKEITAGVGVDHVVEVGGPGTLPQSIEAVRIGGHISLIGVLTGRQGDIPTAKLMAKQARLQGLIVGSRRQQMEMIQAIEACGMKPLIDSSFALEDIAAAFRHQESGKHFGKICLNW